The following proteins come from a genomic window of Streptomyces sp. NBC_01716:
- the def gene encoding peptide deformylase, whose translation MAQQETDQMTEGGTSQAERGDGFVAGGEGIVDDEGFVVDSEDAEARELAYRERGTSRPITVVGNPVLHKECADVTEFDDKLAALVDDMFASQRTAEGVGLAANQIGVDLKVFVYDCPDDDGVRHVGVVCNPVLDELPPEDRNLEDGNEGCLSVPTAYAELARPGYAVVRGQDLQGKPVKVRGTGYFARCLQHETDHLYGYLYIDRLSKRDRKDALRQMEEGTPRYEVVPNA comes from the coding sequence ATGGCGCAGCAGGAGACGGACCAGATGACCGAGGGCGGGACCTCCCAGGCGGAGCGGGGGGACGGGTTCGTCGCGGGCGGCGAGGGGATTGTCGACGACGAGGGTTTCGTCGTCGACTCCGAGGACGCGGAGGCGCGTGAGCTCGCCTACCGCGAGCGCGGCACGTCGCGGCCGATCACCGTCGTCGGCAATCCGGTCCTGCACAAGGAGTGCGCGGACGTCACCGAGTTCGACGACAAGCTCGCCGCGCTCGTGGACGACATGTTCGCCAGTCAGCGGACGGCGGAGGGCGTGGGCCTGGCCGCCAACCAGATCGGCGTGGACCTGAAGGTCTTCGTGTACGACTGCCCCGACGACGACGGCGTGCGCCACGTGGGCGTCGTGTGCAACCCGGTGCTGGACGAACTCCCGCCCGAGGACCGGAACTTGGAGGACGGCAACGAGGGCTGCCTCTCCGTGCCGACGGCGTACGCGGAGCTGGCGCGCCCCGGCTACGCGGTGGTGCGGGGCCAGGATCTCCAGGGCAAGCCGGTCAAGGTGCGCGGCACGGGCTACTTCGCGCGCTGCCTCCAGCACGAGACGGATCATCTGTACGGATACCTCTACATCGACCGGCTCTCGAAGCGCGACCGCAAGGACGCGCTGCGGCAGATGGAAGAGGGCACGCCGCGCTACGAGGTCGTGCCGAACGCCTGA
- a CDS encoding GlxA family transcriptional regulator, with translation MLKNVAVVLLDGVHPFELGVLCEVFGLDRSAQGLPVYDFAVVSAEGPVLRTHAGFTISVPHGLDRLEAADLICVPAGDTYVVRDYPPELLDALRRAVHRGARVLSVCAGVFTLGAAGLLDGRRCATHWMHSAELAEAYPLADVQPDVLYVDDGPVVTSAGTAAGIDACLHVVRQEHGPEVANAIARRMVVPPHRDGGQAQFIERPLPTACDTVGGVLAWMERHLDREMTVEQLAERAHMSPRTFARRFQQETGTTPYRWLLRQRVLLAQELLEGTAETVDAIAGRSGFGNAAGLRHHFVRTLGTTPNAYRRTFRGPTRVA, from the coding sequence ATGCTCAAGAACGTGGCCGTCGTCCTGCTCGACGGAGTCCACCCCTTCGAACTCGGCGTGCTCTGCGAGGTCTTCGGCCTCGACCGCAGCGCGCAGGGCCTGCCCGTCTACGACTTCGCCGTCGTCTCGGCCGAGGGCCCCGTGCTCCGTACGCACGCCGGGTTCACGATCTCCGTCCCGCACGGGCTCGACCGGCTGGAGGCGGCCGATCTGATCTGTGTGCCGGCCGGGGACACGTACGTCGTCCGGGACTATCCGCCGGAGCTGCTGGACGCGTTGCGCCGGGCCGTACACCGGGGCGCGCGCGTGCTCAGCGTCTGCGCGGGCGTGTTCACCCTCGGCGCCGCCGGGCTGCTCGATGGGCGCCGCTGCGCCACCCACTGGATGCACTCCGCCGAGCTTGCGGAGGCGTACCCGCTGGCCGACGTGCAGCCCGACGTGCTGTACGTGGACGACGGCCCGGTGGTCACCTCCGCCGGTACGGCCGCGGGCATCGACGCCTGCCTTCATGTCGTACGCCAGGAACACGGCCCCGAGGTCGCCAACGCCATCGCCCGCCGCATGGTGGTGCCGCCGCACCGCGACGGCGGTCAGGCGCAGTTCATCGAGCGCCCGCTGCCCACCGCGTGCGACACGGTGGGCGGGGTGCTGGCCTGGATGGAGCGGCATCTGGACCGCGAGATGACCGTCGAACAGCTCGCGGAGCGCGCCCACATGTCACCCCGCACGTTCGCGCGCCGGTTCCAGCAGGAGACGGGGACCACCCCGTACCGCTGGCTGCTGCGCCAACGCGTGCTGCTGGCACAGGAGTTGCTGGAGGGCACCGCCGAGACGGTCGACGCGATAGCCGGCCGGTCCGGCTTCGGGAACGCGGCGGGCCTGCGTCACCACTTCGTGCGTACGCTCGGGACGACCCCGAACGCGTACCGGCGTACGTTCAGGGGCCCCACGCGCGTCGCGTGA
- a CDS encoding D-Ala-D-Ala carboxypeptidase family metallohydrolase, with protein sequence MLRRTARILLSLVMTLSFAVAGAVVTAGPAQADGCYTWSGALSQGSSGAAVTQLQIRVAGHVGNAAPLVIDGEFGPATASAVKRFQSAYGLAADGVAGQNTFNKIYELQDDDCTPIHFTYAELNTCNSTWDGGAVSAATAKSNALRTMWKLEAMRHAMGDQPLRVTSGFRSQACNAAVGGASGSRHLYGDAADIGAGPHTLCGLAQNARNHGFNGILGPGYPDHNDHAHVDHRSGRFWSAPSCGV encoded by the coding sequence ATGCTCAGACGAACCGCACGCATTCTGCTCAGCCTTGTCATGACCCTGTCGTTCGCGGTGGCTGGGGCGGTCGTCACCGCCGGCCCGGCGCAGGCCGACGGCTGCTACACCTGGTCCGGAGCCCTCTCCCAGGGGTCCAGCGGCGCCGCTGTGACCCAGCTCCAGATCCGGGTGGCCGGCCATGTGGGCAACGCCGCCCCGCTCGTCATCGACGGCGAGTTCGGACCGGCGACCGCCTCCGCGGTCAAGCGCTTCCAGTCCGCCTACGGGCTGGCCGCCGACGGTGTCGCGGGCCAGAACACCTTCAACAAGATCTACGAGCTCCAGGACGACGACTGCACGCCGATCCACTTCACGTACGCCGAGCTGAACACCTGCAACTCCACCTGGGACGGTGGCGCGGTGAGCGCGGCGACCGCCAAGTCCAACGCCCTGCGCACCATGTGGAAGCTGGAGGCGATGCGGCACGCGATGGGTGACCAGCCGCTCCGCGTCACCAGCGGATTCCGCTCGCAGGCGTGCAACGCCGCGGTCGGCGGGGCTTCCGGCAGCCGCCATCTGTACGGTGACGCCGCGGACATCGGGGCCGGTCCGCACACGCTGTGCGGCCTGGCCCAGAACGCGCGCAACCACGGCTTCAACGGGATCCTCGGCCCGGGGTACCCGGACCACAACGACCACGCCCATGTCGACCACCGGTCGGGCCGCTTCTGGTCCGCGCCGAGCTGCGGCGTCTGA